In Nitrospira sp., the following are encoded in one genomic region:
- the bluB gene encoding 5,6-dimethylbenzimidazole synthase: protein MRVEGRFSNAERTAVYRAIFERRDVRRNFLPTPIPDHIVKRVLTAAHHAGSVGFMQPWDFVVVRDRTIKSAVKKLFQQANAEAATRYQGKRATLYRNLKLEGIEEAPINIGVTCSRQRGGAHVLGRSMVRDTDLYSTCCAIQNLWLAARAEGIGVGWVSILDHSALKRVLSVPKSVKVLAYLCLGYVSNFATQPDLERAGWRERIPLDHLIHYESWGQTLTERKGKR from the coding sequence ATGCGGGTTGAAGGCCGGTTTTCGAATGCAGAGCGTACAGCGGTGTACCGCGCGATCTTCGAGCGCCGTGATGTCCGCCGCAACTTTCTGCCGACGCCGATTCCGGATCACATTGTGAAGCGTGTGTTGACCGCTGCCCACCATGCCGGGTCGGTTGGATTCATGCAGCCCTGGGATTTTGTGGTAGTCAGGGATCGCACAATCAAGAGTGCGGTGAAAAAATTGTTCCAGCAAGCCAATGCCGAAGCCGCAACACGGTACCAGGGAAAACGCGCTACGCTCTACCGAAACCTCAAGCTGGAGGGGATCGAGGAAGCTCCGATCAACATCGGCGTGACTTGCAGCCGTCAGCGGGGAGGGGCCCATGTGTTGGGTCGCTCCATGGTGCGTGACACGGACCTCTATAGCACTTGCTGCGCCATACAAAACCTGTGGCTGGCCGCACGTGCGGAAGGGATCGGAGTGGGCTGGGTCAGCATTCTTGATCACAGCGCCCTGAAACGCGTCTTGAGCGTGCCTAAGTCGGTCAAAGTACTGGCGTATCTTTGTCTGGGGTACGTATCGAACTTTGCGACTCAGCCGGATTTGGAACGTGCCGGATGGCGAGAGCGGATTCCGCTGGACCATCTCATTCACTATGAATCCTGGGGCCAGACGCTGACTGAGCGTAAGGGGAAACGATGA
- a CDS encoding cobyrinate a,c-diamide synthase: MRHYPRLVIAGTSSGVGKTTATLAILAALHERGRLVQPFKVGPDFIDPSHHRSATGRPSRNLDGWMLGADLNRSTFARAATDADISIIEGMMGLFDGSSPVNEVGSTAELAKQLNAPVLLVVDGSAMARSAAAMVTGYVRFDPAIHVAGVLFNRVGSEGHYQLLKAAVEQATDVVPVGYLRSDPALTIRDRHLGLVMASEQGEDRLYQRLAKVALETVDLDRIEALAHSSETFSSTASPSVIKSDGRTVRIGVAQDRAFCFYYPENLELLEAAGAEIVTFSPLNDHLLPDVEMLYLGGGYPELHGEALAENAAMRAAIKQFAERGGAVYAECGGMMYLTESIRDFNGRSHGMVGIFPAEAVMQKQRLTLGYRTVECSRRCMLGDVGVTARGHEFHYSALVPRGSLQYSCALSDAEGLSKGQDGLTVGNVLALYTHLHFASQPQVGTALVTAVRQSAGRMSSGGQSWQPIA, from the coding sequence ATGAGACATTACCCACGATTGGTCATTGCCGGTACGTCGAGTGGCGTCGGCAAGACGACGGCGACATTGGCGATTCTGGCGGCCTTGCATGAGCGAGGCCGCCTGGTCCAGCCGTTCAAGGTTGGACCGGACTTTATCGACCCGAGTCATCACCGGTCGGCCACCGGCCGCCCGTCTCGAAATCTTGACGGGTGGATGCTGGGGGCGGACCTGAATCGTTCGACCTTTGCTCGTGCCGCAACCGATGCGGATATCTCCATTATCGAAGGTATGATGGGGCTGTTTGACGGCAGCTCGCCGGTGAACGAGGTGGGCAGCACGGCTGAATTGGCGAAGCAATTGAATGCCCCCGTGCTGCTCGTTGTCGACGGAAGTGCGATGGCCCGTTCCGCTGCGGCGATGGTGACTGGTTACGTGCGTTTCGACCCGGCGATTCATGTGGCGGGGGTGTTGTTCAATCGCGTCGGAAGTGAAGGCCATTACCAATTACTGAAGGCGGCGGTAGAACAGGCGACGGATGTGGTCCCTGTCGGATATTTGCGTTCGGATCCCGCTCTGACTATTCGCGATCGCCATCTGGGGCTTGTCATGGCAAGTGAGCAAGGCGAGGATCGGCTCTACCAGCGGTTAGCGAAGGTTGCACTGGAAACGGTCGATCTTGATCGTATCGAAGCCCTTGCCCATTCGAGCGAGACGTTTTCGTCAACAGCGTCTCCGTCGGTCATAAAGAGCGACGGTCGTACGGTTCGAATCGGCGTGGCACAGGATCGAGCGTTTTGTTTTTACTATCCGGAAAATCTTGAGTTGCTGGAGGCTGCCGGGGCTGAAATCGTGACGTTTTCTCCGTTGAACGACCATCTGTTGCCGGACGTCGAGATGTTGTATCTTGGCGGTGGATATCCGGAATTGCATGGCGAGGCTCTGGCCGAGAACGCGGCCATGCGGGCAGCCATCAAGCAGTTTGCCGAGCGCGGCGGTGCGGTCTATGCGGAGTGCGGCGGGATGATGTATCTCACGGAATCGATCCGCGATTTCAATGGCCGCTCGCATGGGATGGTCGGGATCTTTCCGGCTGAAGCAGTCATGCAGAAACAACGCCTCACGTTGGGATATAGAACGGTGGAATGTTCACGACGCTGCATGCTTGGTGACGTCGGCGTCACGGCACGAGGCCATGAGTTCCATTATTCCGCGTTGGTTCCGAGGGGGTCGCTGCAATATTCCTGCGCCCTGAGCGATGCCGAAGGACTTTCAAAGGGACAGGATGGGCTCACGGTCGGCAACGTGCTGGCGCTCTACACCCATCTGCACTTTGCCAGTCAGCCACAGGTCGGGACAGCGCTGGTGACGGCTGTTCGCCAATCTGCCGGTCGAATGTCTAGCGGGGGGCAATCGTGGCAGCCGATCGCGTGA
- a CDS encoding TonB-dependent receptor has protein sequence MLRFSARRWFRACALIPWMIALAYPASAQEIAMADQPEVEVPEVVVSATKTPMPAKQVTSAVEVITGEEMQQRKVRTVAEVLRWAQGLSVNQSGGPGTVVDVRIRGGTPEQTMVLIDGAIVNSATIGTYDFANLTSDNIERIEILRGSQSMLWGSDAMGGVINITTKRGRGKPNISGFAEYGSFVSLREGANLVGKKGPIDFSGAITRWDTAGFSAINYRRGAAERDGYHNWQGSVRFGADLPKDGRLDFSFRWMDGIVNFDGFAFNPVTFASDPADVLGAGSQSTQYVYAGTYVQPMTTWWSQQLTLSRATDNLVSNGGTVERNLVTGATGPIGFPFMSQIETTSNRIEWQHNIQVGKPLLLTAGYQFREQKGSNMDLLTQTATFSDKTLSSQAGFGEAQLNLWDRLFGTAGVRYDAYNVFGSATTYRVTGGYLVKETGTKLRGSYATGFRAPTINQLFFPGFGNPNLQPEKSQSLDAAIEQTLPHDRGSISVGYFWTRYRNLILSVFDPTECTAPNSFGFCAQNAGLARAQGVEVTTKLKVFRDKPWIKNLDLLVQYTYAATQDLSSGPDIRLPKWPLNQVSTIISYQPIDGLRANLEGRYFGQRFNSVGNEGSIPAFLVWNLSASYDVTKQIQAYLRFDNIFNEKYEEVLYFGTPIHSIFGGLRMSYDLPI, from the coding sequence ATGTTGCGGTTTTCAGCCCGTCGTTGGTTCCGTGCCTGTGCTCTCATTCCATGGATGATCGCTCTCGCCTATCCTGCATCGGCTCAGGAGATTGCGATGGCCGACCAACCGGAGGTCGAAGTTCCGGAAGTCGTCGTGAGCGCCACCAAAACCCCAATGCCTGCCAAACAAGTCACGAGCGCCGTGGAGGTGATCACCGGCGAAGAGATGCAGCAGCGAAAGGTCAGGACAGTTGCAGAGGTGCTCCGCTGGGCACAAGGACTATCGGTCAACCAGAGCGGTGGGCCCGGCACGGTCGTGGATGTACGGATACGTGGGGGGACGCCGGAGCAGACGATGGTTTTAATCGACGGGGCGATCGTCAATAGTGCCACGATCGGCACGTATGACTTTGCCAACCTCACGTCCGACAACATTGAGCGGATCGAGATCTTGCGAGGAAGTCAGAGCATGCTGTGGGGATCGGATGCCATGGGGGGCGTGATCAACATCACAACAAAGCGGGGCCGTGGCAAGCCCAACATCTCCGGTTTTGCCGAGTACGGCTCGTTCGTCTCGCTTCGAGAAGGGGCCAATCTAGTCGGCAAGAAGGGCCCCATAGATTTTTCTGGGGCAATCACCCGCTGGGATACGGCCGGTTTTTCGGCGATCAATTATCGGCGTGGGGCGGCTGAGCGCGATGGATATCACAACTGGCAAGGATCCGTGAGATTCGGTGCCGACCTTCCAAAGGATGGAAGGCTGGATTTTAGTTTCCGTTGGATGGACGGCATCGTGAATTTTGACGGATTTGCGTTTAATCCAGTCACCTTTGCCTCCGATCCGGCGGATGTGTTGGGAGCAGGATCACAAAGCACGCAATACGTCTACGCAGGCACCTATGTGCAACCGATGACCACCTGGTGGTCGCAACAGCTGACCTTGTCACGAGCGACCGACAATCTTGTGAGCAACGGGGGAACGGTCGAACGTAACCTCGTGACCGGAGCGACAGGACCGATCGGGTTTCCCTTTATGTCTCAAATTGAGACAACGAGCAACCGGATTGAATGGCAGCACAATATCCAGGTCGGCAAACCGTTGTTGTTAACGGCAGGCTATCAGTTTCGGGAGCAGAAGGGCAGCAATATGGATCTGCTCACGCAGACAGCTACCTTTTCGGATAAGACACTCAGTAGCCAAGCAGGGTTCGGAGAAGCTCAGTTGAATCTCTGGGATCGTTTGTTCGGAACCGCCGGTGTTCGGTATGACGCCTACAACGTCTTCGGAAGCGCCACAACCTATCGTGTGACGGGTGGGTACCTGGTCAAGGAAACCGGCACAAAGCTGCGCGGGAGCTATGCCACCGGATTTCGTGCGCCGACGATCAACCAGCTGTTTTTCCCGGGATTCGGCAATCCGAATCTGCAACCGGAAAAAAGTCAGTCGTTGGATGCTGCCATCGAACAGACGCTGCCTCATGATCGAGGCAGCATCAGTGTCGGATATTTTTGGACGCGCTATCGTAACCTTATCTTGTCGGTGTTCGATCCGACCGAGTGTACGGCTCCTAATTCGTTCGGCTTCTGTGCTCAGAATGCGGGGTTGGCTAGGGCTCAAGGGGTAGAAGTGACCACGAAGCTGAAAGTGTTTCGCGACAAACCGTGGATAAAAAACTTGGATCTGCTTGTTCAGTATACCTACGCGGCTACCCAGGATCTCAGCAGTGGTCCCGATATACGTCTTCCCAAATGGCCGCTTAATCAAGTTTCGACGATCATCAGCTATCAGCCCATTGATGGTTTGCGCGCCAATCTGGAGGGACGCTACTTTGGCCAGCGATTTAACAGCGTTGGCAATGAAGGATCGATCCCGGCTTTTTTGGTCTGGAATCTGTCCGCAAGTTACGATGTCACGAAACAGATCCAAGCCTACTTGCGTTTCGACAACATCTTCAATGAAAAGTATGAAGAGGTCCTTTACTTCGGCACACCGATCCATTCGATCTTCGGCGGCCTGCGCATGAGTTACGATCTTCCGATCTAG
- a CDS encoding carbon-nitrogen hydrolase family protein, with the protein MRRGKIALLHLETVPGAVTQNRYVIVEAIKHAARNGADWIVTPELAVCGLQFAQVVGSDWIEPQPDPWMQQVCKLVKTLKRTVFLGCPERDGKRFYNSVFVIGPTGEILGKHRKINVISDSLSWSSPGDSAAPIECDGIKVGVLVCSDVYTSNIARALQFEGAQIFVSPASWGPGVHGPNGEWEQRTYETGLPLIVCNRTGAEKTLDFWDAPSLVVKDGRRLLTHRSKKSAVLTFSWDFDNMALRSPRYAVDYVRN; encoded by the coding sequence ATGAGAAGGGGCAAGATCGCACTGCTTCATTTGGAGACGGTTCCCGGGGCAGTCACGCAGAACCGGTACGTGATTGTCGAGGCTATCAAGCATGCTGCCCGGAACGGGGCCGACTGGATCGTGACCCCTGAGCTTGCGGTCTGCGGACTGCAATTCGCACAGGTCGTCGGTTCAGATTGGATAGAGCCGCAGCCCGACCCCTGGATGCAACAGGTCTGCAAGCTGGTCAAGACATTGAAACGAACCGTATTTCTGGGGTGCCCGGAGCGCGACGGCAAGCGGTTCTACAATTCGGTGTTTGTCATCGGCCCGACCGGCGAGATCCTTGGTAAACATCGCAAGATCAACGTGATAAGCGATTCGCTGTCATGGTCGAGTCCCGGTGACAGCGCCGCTCCGATCGAGTGTGATGGGATCAAGGTCGGCGTACTTGTCTGCAGCGATGTCTATACGTCGAATATTGCCCGTGCACTTCAATTTGAAGGCGCGCAGATCTTCGTGTCTCCTGCCTCATGGGGCCCGGGGGTTCACGGTCCGAATGGGGAATGGGAGCAGCGGACCTATGAAACAGGACTTCCGTTGATCGTTTGTAATAGAACGGGCGCAGAGAAGACGCTGGATTTTTGGGACGCTCCGAGTCTTGTCGTGAAGGACGGCAGGCGGCTCCTCACCCATCGGTCCAAGAAATCCGCCGTGCTGACGTTCAGCTGGGATTTCGACAACATGGCTCTGCGTTCTCCACGATATGCCGTCGACTATGTCCGAAATTGA
- a CDS encoding ABC transporter ATP-binding protein: protein MIGSNQRQTASEASANGIAHGASRFAYEIESVRFRYHAGSADGADWILDGVGFQVNVGEVLGIVGPNGSGKTSLIKILANILSPHQGTVRLFADDLAALMPQDMARLIAHVPQDTQQSFPFTVAETVMMGRFAQRRHTLWSGGFSWEDEADIAVAAQAMATVDIAHLAKRLVPDLSGGERQRTVIARALAQSPMVLLLDEPTAFLDLQHQIDICRVIRQLKEERGLTIVLVSHDLNLVSQYCDRILLLDRGRVARLGSPAEVIEPGTLEAVYRCRVLVDRHPGTGLPRVTVPGRALSGRT from the coding sequence GTGATCGGCTCGAATCAGCGGCAGACCGCATCGGAAGCTTCGGCCAATGGGATCGCCCATGGCGCGTCCCGGTTCGCCTATGAAATCGAGTCCGTTCGATTTCGCTACCATGCAGGATCGGCGGATGGTGCCGACTGGATTCTCGATGGCGTGGGTTTTCAGGTCAACGTTGGAGAGGTTCTCGGCATCGTTGGGCCAAACGGGTCAGGAAAGACCTCGTTGATCAAAATACTGGCAAACATCCTCAGCCCGCACCAAGGAACGGTTCGTTTGTTTGCGGACGACTTGGCAGCCTTGATGCCACAAGATATGGCTCGTCTCATCGCCCATGTTCCTCAGGATACCCAACAGAGTTTTCCGTTTACCGTCGCGGAGACGGTCATGATGGGACGATTCGCTCAGCGGAGGCACACCTTGTGGTCTGGAGGTTTCAGTTGGGAAGACGAGGCAGATATTGCCGTTGCCGCGCAGGCCATGGCCACAGTCGACATTGCCCATCTTGCGAAGCGTCTGGTACCCGATCTTTCCGGCGGCGAGCGGCAACGGACCGTCATCGCCCGCGCCTTGGCTCAATCTCCGATGGTCCTGTTGCTCGACGAACCCACGGCGTTCCTCGATTTACAGCACCAAATCGACATCTGTCGGGTCATACGACAGCTCAAGGAAGAACGAGGGCTCACCATTGTGTTGGTCTCTCATGATTTGAATCTTGTGAGTCAGTATTGCGACCGAATTCTGTTGTTGGATCGCGGACGAGTGGCACGGCTCGGTTCTCCTGCTGAGGTCATTGAGCCTGGGACATTGGAAGCCGTATACCGATGCCGGGTATTGGTGGATCGGCATCCTGGTACCGGCTTGCCTCGGGTGACAGTTCCGGGACGTGCTCTGTCCGGTAGGACGTGA
- a CDS encoding iron ABC transporter permease — translation MAIPTSQLAPVDSSPIVSPPLTKDGVEQLQQWKNSGAILTFQRWIAIIGSLLVVSLALCLLCLQFGATKLDMGTVLSTLSGWSASGALDKAGTDTSAVIMLHIRLPRVLTGFLVGGSLAVVGVTLQALLRNPLADPYVLGVSSGAALGVSLAMLFGISTTLAFLPALPLFGFIGGLLSLGAMYRLARSRGRLPIQSMLLAGVILNAMLTALIMFITSIMDPNRSAGLIAWLMGSLMVSNYGILSMFALYVVGGASLLLQKAQIMNILTFGEETARSLGVETERVKKQLFFLAALLTGAVVSVSGMIGFVGMVVPHAVRMLVGSDHRVLLPASMLAGGMFLVAADTVARTILAPSEIPVGIVTALTGGPMFLYLLLWRKDQLV, via the coding sequence ATGGCAATACCGACTTCGCAACTCGCGCCGGTCGATTCGTCCCCGATCGTTTCTCCCCCGTTGACGAAAGATGGGGTTGAGCAGCTGCAGCAATGGAAGAACAGCGGAGCGATCCTGACGTTTCAGCGGTGGATCGCGATCATCGGCAGTCTACTAGTGGTGAGCTTGGCTCTGTGCCTGTTGTGCCTTCAGTTCGGAGCGACAAAGCTTGACATGGGAACCGTTCTGTCGACGTTGAGTGGATGGTCAGCTAGTGGAGCGCTCGATAAGGCAGGAACCGATACCTCCGCCGTGATCATGCTCCATATTCGTCTGCCCCGTGTCTTGACCGGTTTTCTCGTCGGAGGCAGTCTCGCGGTAGTGGGTGTGACGCTGCAAGCCCTCCTCAGAAACCCCTTGGCGGATCCCTATGTCCTTGGCGTCTCAAGCGGAGCAGCGTTGGGAGTGTCGTTAGCCATGCTGTTCGGCATCAGCACGACACTGGCGTTTCTGCCTGCGCTGCCCCTCTTCGGGTTTATCGGAGGGTTATTATCCCTGGGGGCGATGTATCGATTGGCTCGCTCGCGGGGGCGCTTGCCGATTCAGAGCATGTTGTTGGCCGGCGTTATTCTGAATGCCATGCTGACCGCGTTGATCATGTTCATCACATCGATTATGGACCCCAATCGGTCGGCCGGACTCATCGCGTGGTTGATGGGCTCCCTGATGGTGTCGAACTACGGCATCCTGTCGATGTTCGCACTGTATGTGGTGGGCGGAGCGTCTCTCCTTCTGCAGAAGGCTCAGATCATGAATATCCTGACTTTTGGCGAGGAGACAGCGCGTTCATTGGGTGTTGAGACTGAACGAGTAAAAAAACAATTGTTTTTCCTCGCTGCTCTGTTGACGGGAGCGGTCGTATCGGTGAGCGGCATGATCGGCTTTGTCGGCATGGTCGTGCCGCACGCGGTCCGCATGCTGGTCGGGTCCGATCATCGCGTGCTGTTACCGGCCTCGATGCTCGCGGGAGGAATGTTTCTCGTGGCGGCAGACACGGTCGCCCGCACCATCCTGGCACCGAGCGAAATTCCAGTGGGGATTGTCACGGCTCTCACCGGTGGCCCGATGTTTCTCTACCTGCTGCTATGGCGAAAGGATCAGTTGGTGTGA
- a CDS encoding cobalamin-binding protein, which produces MKRRQQGILTGMPFMAHVSSRSFVDDAGRNIYLAKPPVRIISLAPSVTEMVFAIGAGDRLVAVTDFCDFPPEAAAKAKIGYSNPNLEAVMALEPDLVLAPKEFLRPDIIAALEQLKVPVFVMAATTIEDILAHLGTLGRMLGHPAAANDLTMNLRQELIGIKSRMEKAPPIRVLYVLNSQPLITVGPGSFIDQLIRLAGGVNVAAKSAAPYPRLSMETVLLEDPEVLIFPVGQAEGISESEQRTWRQWTGMTAVKAGRLRQIPSSIVNRPGPRIVQALRMLAEIVHPELDLSSSVNR; this is translated from the coding sequence ATGAAGCGACGGCAACAGGGAATTCTCACCGGCATGCCGTTCATGGCGCATGTGTCATCGCGATCGTTTGTGGACGATGCCGGAAGGAATATCTATTTGGCGAAGCCGCCTGTCCGGATTATCTCCTTAGCTCCCAGCGTTACCGAAATGGTGTTTGCCATCGGCGCAGGAGACCGGCTGGTCGCCGTCACGGATTTTTGTGATTTCCCGCCCGAAGCGGCAGCCAAAGCAAAAATCGGCTACTCCAATCCCAATCTCGAAGCAGTGATGGCGCTTGAACCGGACCTTGTCTTGGCGCCGAAGGAATTTCTCAGGCCGGATATCATCGCGGCGTTGGAGCAACTCAAGGTGCCGGTGTTTGTGATGGCCGCGACAACGATCGAAGATATTCTGGCTCATCTCGGCACACTCGGCCGGATGTTAGGTCATCCGGCTGCGGCAAACGATTTGACGATGAATCTGAGACAGGAACTCATCGGGATTAAGTCACGGATGGAGAAAGCACCGCCGATCCGCGTGCTGTATGTCCTCAATAGTCAGCCGCTGATTACGGTGGGCCCGGGAAGTTTTATCGATCAGTTGATCAGACTCGCCGGTGGTGTCAACGTCGCGGCCAAGAGTGCCGCGCCCTATCCGCGTTTAAGCATGGAAACGGTGTTATTGGAAGACCCTGAGGTATTGATCTTTCCGGTGGGGCAGGCGGAAGGCATTTCCGAGAGTGAACAGCGAACATGGCGGCAGTGGACCGGGATGACTGCCGTCAAAGCAGGACGGCTGCGCCAGATTCCCTCCAGTATTGTGAACCGCCCAGGACCGCGTATCGTGCAGGCGCTACGGATGTTAGCGGAGATCGTGCATCCGGAGCTGGATCTGTCCTCGTCGGTGAATCGGTAA
- the rpmB gene encoding 50S ribosomal protein L28, whose translation MSLETQQSHGCKAVGSTQWKGSTTVALQCEICQKKPVSGNNVSHANNKTRRVFNPNIQTVRAMIGKTHRRIRVCTRCLRSGLVRKAV comes from the coding sequence ATGTCGCTGGAAACTCAACAGAGTCACGGCTGTAAGGCTGTGGGCTCCACTCAGTGGAAAGGAAGTACGACTGTGGCGTTACAATGTGAAATTTGCCAAAAGAAGCCTGTATCCGGCAACAATGTCAGTCACGCGAACAATAAAACCAGGCGAGTGTTCAATCCTAATATCCAGACTGTTCGTGCCATGATCGGCAAGACCCATCGGCGTATTCGGGTGTGCACCCGATGTTTGCGTTCAGGGCTTGTCCGTAAAGCGGTCTGA
- a CDS encoding NAD(P)H-binding protein yields the protein MQPLRVLIVGVGGLGKCMVQEALERGLRVSVLVRDRAKLEAELAEEILARLSKTKVGDGTHMKVLDEAMPGSDVVLSGRGADLDLARELAAAVKRNDIKKLCWPGGTTNVMADDGVTPNYKRLLHLGSWVEGAYRAHGACIDAIRQADINYVIFCPGRMDSAGWRSPDVRRSVRINRDAGPFVSYEDAAWVMLEAATTNTYDGQLVSAATKF from the coding sequence ATGCAACCGTTGAGAGTACTGATCGTCGGCGTGGGTGGACTCGGGAAGTGCATGGTGCAGGAGGCTCTCGAGCGCGGCTTACGCGTTTCTGTTCTCGTGAGGGATCGGGCCAAGCTCGAGGCCGAATTGGCCGAAGAGATCCTCGCGAGGCTGAGCAAGACCAAGGTGGGCGATGGCACGCACATGAAGGTGCTAGACGAGGCTATGCCCGGAAGCGATGTGGTTTTGTCAGGCCGAGGCGCCGATCTTGACCTGGCCCGTGAGTTGGCGGCAGCAGTCAAGCGCAACGACATCAAGAAGCTCTGTTGGCCCGGCGGCACCACGAATGTCATGGCCGATGACGGCGTCACGCCAAACTACAAACGGCTTCTGCACTTGGGGAGTTGGGTCGAGGGCGCGTACCGCGCACACGGTGCATGTATCGATGCCATTCGTCAGGCTGATATCAACTATGTGATCTTCTGCCCGGGCCGCATGGACAGCGCTGGCTGGCGAAGCCCGGACGTGCGAAGGTCGGTGCGGATCAACCGCGACGCCGGCCCGTTCGTTTCATACGAGGATGCGGCATGGGTGATGCTCGAGGCTGCCACCACAAATACCTACGACGGTCAGCTCGTAAGTGCCGCGACGAAGTTCTAA
- a CDS encoding antibiotic biosynthesis monooxygenase codes for MPVTLINVFSVPKAKEDEFVKWWQDIKVDITKQPGYISGKFHKSIKPDSKFNFINVALWENEDVYWKAYEKSVTPMKAMLGQLNIEMTPALYNVLFEY; via the coding sequence ATGCCAGTTACCTTGATCAACGTGTTTTCGGTCCCGAAAGCCAAAGAGGACGAATTTGTGAAGTGGTGGCAAGACATAAAGGTCGATATCACCAAGCAACCGGGCTATATCAGCGGCAAGTTTCATAAAAGTATCAAGCCCGACAGCAAATTCAACTTTATCAACGTTGCGCTCTGGGAAAATGAAGATGTCTATTGGAAGGCGTATGAGAAGAGCGTTACACCCATGAAAGCGATGCTGGGGCAACTGAACATTGAAATGACGCCGGCGCTCTATAACGTCCTTTTCGAGTACTGA
- a CDS encoding Spy/CpxP family protein refolding chaperone, which produces MNKHFMRAAVGIAVLVGLLGTSACFRHHTPAERADWVTGKIARQLDLNDQQKAKLAVVKDELLAARAEAQKERRGTMEEVIAQVKTDRLDEAKLAQLIEQHQAERTRMMQRVLPRVSEWHASLRPDQKAEAAKLIERWTDHSPWNKMDPAG; this is translated from the coding sequence ATGAACAAACATTTCATGAGAGCTGCGGTCGGCATAGCGGTCTTGGTTGGCCTGCTCGGGACGTCGGCTTGCTTCCGCCACCATACTCCGGCGGAACGGGCTGACTGGGTGACGGGAAAGATCGCTAGGCAGCTAGACCTCAATGATCAACAGAAGGCCAAACTGGCAGTCGTGAAGGACGAACTATTGGCCGCGCGCGCCGAGGCGCAGAAGGAACGCCGGGGCACCATGGAAGAAGTGATCGCTCAGGTGAAAACCGACCGGTTGGATGAGGCAAAGCTGGCCCAACTGATCGAGCAGCACCAAGCAGAGCGAACGCGCATGATGCAGCGGGTATTGCCCAGGGTGTCCGAATGGCACGCCAGCCTCCGTCCCGACCAGAAAGCCGAAGCCGCCAAGCTGATCGAGCGGTGGACGGACCACAGTCCATGGAACAAGATGGACCCGGCTGGGTAA